The following proteins are co-located in the Paludibaculum fermentans genome:
- a CDS encoding ABC transporter permease, translating to MRQNWRDWFAETHGPRFELLRHFLPRFFDSDLTGSSGDWTRTAAGALAILASSWILLFATLLLKYNQLTGSGQLQRIPAEMAADLNALTCLAVCITTLLVAALWQSFYPSLLDCLALAARPVSFADLFVAKFSAVVIVYGAFVLLLTLPAALVFHIVAGAGAVHSFVVLAAACTVAFFTPVALQGVLLNLLPARIFERVTNWLQAALAAISIAGFPLAAGPAAAVYGGLGISTGQLYPAAFIAPGLAVAAFLISFQRYRSLLLEAPRVRAPRQFDLLVRLLDLCVPDPREQAALFFICKTMYRSRIHRLAGIAYSAVAIAWMAKSAADVADATGPEKGAGGMVMTACALTLTLFILVGLRYLFSLPADLRSNWIFQITDRDGRRAWLRAVERFVLACAAAPIGIAAAILLVRAEGLFTVVAWPVIMCFLAAACFEYLFRDWRKMPFTCSYLPGKRPLILACASYAGMALLLAPITWIVYHSAINPFGFLVLLAIEVVVWWSLRRARLSRWGLSPLRYEERLDPELEAFSLSDEGTTLAQEEFHREWADYTSGGPEAPLVRALGEGETRAGRVLEWLRDLPRDLRFGLRSVGRSPGFALAAVLTLSLGLGLNATFFTVFNAFLLKPLAVRDPASLVSAEFETRYGSTVHLSLRDVESVAQHIGAFSGVAVSTVEGVGLGGQPARAGMVSANYLSLLGAGTQLGHPFQAGEQEPVLVLSHAAWKSRFGSDHGILGRRLSIKGVPFEVIGVTVPGFTGAPVGTVEVADPKLARYGVGAPDFWIPIEAWNRLSGLAEVPARGVVARLRTEVSSQQAEAMLTAYARRLTAGRPEWDHISRAKLDELDIPVTWTALTYSLPLLIAFGLTMLIPCANAANLMLSRAMARQREFGVRLSLGAGRGRLVRQLLTESLITAAAASAAGLMLARVALHFLLQLIYATAPPTILFRIRIPELALDGHVFFYMLLVSILTTVLFALAPAAQATRIAVATALRGELASLRVSRLRDALVVGQISACVMLMVTASVLLRGARQMTLIDRGYLAEGVFGVANQSVEDARQLLAILDKEPWIDTLAFMGRPLNDMDTIQVRDASQPGWQRVYLNRISSEGFRLLRIPIVRGRAFSRVEAENRAPVVVVSELSAKQLWPGEDPLGKTIRIEPDQLDNSRMPPFREAMVIGVSADVVSKAKDAAPRACIHFPDVLRTGTLVVVRGQGPAEHTRRQLAQALGRAPGSAHGARVVALQETLDWEVYPQQAASWLSALLGLIALLLSVSGLYGVMSYLVSQRTREIGIRMALGATNGQIASFILGYSGRLAAAGLACGTILAAGALRYVASEIDVMINLHDVVGYGTSLAVMLLAILAASFGPTNRACRVDPQEVLRLE from the coding sequence ATGAGACAGAATTGGCGCGACTGGTTCGCCGAGACGCACGGGCCGCGTTTTGAACTGCTGCGTCATTTTCTGCCGCGCTTCTTTGACAGCGACCTCACCGGCTCCTCAGGCGACTGGACCCGCACCGCCGCCGGGGCGCTGGCAATTCTCGCTTCCAGTTGGATTCTGCTGTTCGCAACGCTGCTGCTCAAATACAACCAGCTCACCGGCAGCGGACAGCTGCAGAGGATCCCGGCGGAGATGGCGGCCGACTTAAACGCGCTGACCTGCCTGGCCGTGTGCATCACCACCTTGCTGGTGGCGGCGCTCTGGCAATCGTTCTACCCCAGTTTGCTCGACTGCCTGGCGCTGGCCGCCCGCCCAGTGAGCTTCGCCGATCTCTTTGTGGCGAAATTCTCGGCCGTGGTTATCGTTTACGGCGCATTTGTGCTGCTGCTCACTTTGCCGGCGGCCCTCGTCTTCCACATCGTCGCGGGGGCCGGAGCCGTCCACAGTTTCGTGGTCCTGGCCGCGGCCTGCACCGTGGCGTTCTTTACACCTGTCGCGCTGCAGGGCGTGCTGCTCAACCTGCTGCCCGCCCGGATCTTTGAGCGTGTGACGAACTGGCTGCAGGCCGCCCTCGCCGCGATCTCCATCGCAGGCTTCCCTCTGGCGGCCGGACCCGCGGCGGCGGTGTATGGCGGTTTAGGGATCTCTACCGGGCAGCTGTATCCGGCGGCATTTATCGCTCCGGGCCTGGCAGTGGCCGCCTTTCTGATCAGTTTCCAGCGCTATCGCAGCTTACTGCTGGAAGCACCACGCGTGCGGGCGCCGCGACAGTTCGATCTCCTGGTTCGCCTGCTGGATCTCTGCGTGCCTGACCCGCGCGAGCAGGCGGCTCTCTTCTTTATCTGCAAGACCATGTACCGCAGCCGCATCCACCGGCTGGCGGGCATCGCATATTCGGCCGTGGCCATTGCCTGGATGGCAAAGTCCGCCGCCGACGTTGCGGATGCCACCGGACCAGAGAAGGGCGCTGGAGGAATGGTGATGACGGCCTGCGCCCTGACTCTCACTCTCTTCATCCTGGTTGGGCTGCGCTACCTCTTTTCCCTGCCCGCGGATCTGCGATCGAATTGGATCTTCCAGATAACTGACCGCGACGGTCGCCGTGCCTGGCTGAGAGCGGTGGAGCGCTTCGTCCTCGCCTGCGCCGCGGCCCCCATCGGCATTGCGGCCGCCATCCTACTCGTTCGCGCGGAAGGGTTGTTTACCGTAGTAGCCTGGCCGGTCATCATGTGCTTTCTGGCTGCCGCCTGCTTCGAGTACCTCTTTCGCGACTGGCGCAAGATGCCGTTCACCTGTTCCTACCTGCCCGGTAAGCGGCCATTGATCCTCGCCTGCGCGAGCTACGCCGGCATGGCGCTGCTGCTGGCGCCAATTACGTGGATCGTGTATCACAGCGCAATCAATCCTTTCGGATTTCTTGTATTGCTGGCGATCGAAGTCGTGGTGTGGTGGAGCCTGCGGCGCGCACGCCTTAGCCGCTGGGGCCTGTCGCCCCTGCGCTATGAGGAGCGGCTGGATCCCGAACTCGAAGCCTTCAGCCTCAGTGATGAGGGCACAACGCTCGCCCAGGAGGAGTTCCACCGGGAATGGGCCGACTATACGAGCGGAGGTCCGGAAGCGCCCCTGGTGCGGGCATTGGGTGAGGGCGAGACGCGCGCGGGCCGGGTGCTGGAGTGGCTGCGCGACCTGCCAAGAGATCTCCGCTTCGGGCTGCGCTCAGTGGGCAGGAGCCCGGGTTTTGCCCTGGCCGCCGTGCTCACCCTGAGTCTCGGCCTGGGCTTGAACGCCACCTTCTTCACTGTATTCAATGCCTTCCTGCTAAAGCCGCTGGCCGTCCGGGATCCCGCCAGCCTGGTCTCGGCGGAATTCGAGACCCGCTACGGCTCAACGGTCCACCTGTCTTTGCGCGATGTCGAATCGGTCGCACAGCATATTGGGGCGTTCTCTGGCGTGGCCGTCAGCACGGTGGAGGGCGTCGGACTGGGCGGGCAGCCCGCTCGCGCCGGCATGGTGAGCGCAAACTACCTGTCGTTGTTAGGGGCGGGCACGCAGCTAGGCCACCCGTTTCAGGCCGGCGAGCAGGAACCCGTGCTGGTACTCAGCCATGCGGCCTGGAAGAGCCGCTTCGGAAGCGATCACGGTATCCTCGGTCGACGGCTGTCGATCAAGGGAGTCCCGTTCGAAGTGATCGGGGTGACGGTCCCGGGATTCACCGGAGCCCCGGTGGGCACGGTCGAAGTGGCGGATCCGAAGCTCGCCCGCTATGGAGTGGGCGCGCCCGATTTCTGGATCCCCATTGAGGCCTGGAACCGGCTATCCGGCCTGGCTGAGGTGCCCGCGCGCGGCGTGGTTGCGCGCCTGCGGACGGAGGTGAGTTCGCAGCAGGCCGAGGCGATGCTGACCGCTTACGCGCGGAGACTCACAGCGGGCCGCCCCGAATGGGATCACATTTCCCGCGCCAAGCTCGACGAACTGGACATCCCCGTCACCTGGACGGCGCTCACCTACTCGCTGCCCCTGCTCATCGCGTTCGGCCTCACCATGCTGATCCCCTGTGCGAATGCAGCCAATCTGATGCTTTCCCGGGCCATGGCGCGCCAGCGCGAGTTCGGTGTGCGGCTTTCCCTGGGAGCAGGCCGCGGACGTCTGGTGCGGCAACTCCTGACAGAGAGCCTGATTACGGCAGCGGCCGCCTCGGCCGCCGGGCTGATGCTCGCCCGGGTGGCCCTCCATTTCCTGCTGCAGCTGATTTATGCGACGGCTCCGCCCACGATCCTGTTCCGCATTCGGATCCCGGAACTTGCGCTCGACGGACACGTTTTCTTCTACATGCTCCTGGTGTCGATATTGACCACTGTCCTGTTCGCCCTGGCGCCGGCTGCACAGGCGACCCGAATCGCAGTGGCTACCGCACTGAGGGGCGAACTGGCCAGCCTGCGTGTGTCCCGGCTCCGCGACGCGCTCGTTGTGGGCCAGATCTCAGCCTGCGTGATGTTGATGGTCACCGCAAGCGTTCTGCTGCGCGGCGCCCGGCAGATGACGCTCATCGATCGCGGCTATCTGGCAGAGGGCGTGTTCGGCGTCGCCAATCAGAGCGTGGAGGACGCCCGTCAACTGCTTGCCATTCTCGACAAGGAACCCTGGATCGACACGCTCGCCTTCATGGGGCGGCCGTTGAACGACATGGATACGATCCAGGTGCGCGATGCCTCGCAACCGGGTTGGCAGAGGGTCTATCTGAACCGGATTTCCAGCGAGGGCTTCCGGCTGCTGCGCATCCCCATTGTTCGCGGACGTGCGTTCAGCCGGGTGGAGGCGGAGAACCGCGCACCGGTGGTGGTGGTCAGCGAACTGTCAGCTAAACAACTTTGGCCGGGAGAAGACCCGCTGGGCAAAACCATCCGGATTGAGCCGGACCAGCTGGACAATTCGCGGATGCCGCCATTCCGGGAGGCGATGGTGATCGGTGTGAGCGCGGATGTGGTGTCCAAAGCGAAGGACGCCGCGCCGCGGGCCTGCATTCACTTTCCCGACGTGCTGCGGACCGGCACGCTGGTGGTGGTGCGCGGCCAGGGGCCGGCTGAACATACCCGGCGGCAGTTGGCGCAGGCCCTTGGCCGCGCGCCAGGCTCCGCGCACGGCGCCCGGGTCGTCGCGCTGCAGGAGACGCTGGATTGGGAGGTCTATCCCCAACAGGCCGCTTCGTGGCTGTCCGCGTTGCTGGGCCTCATCGCCCTGCTTCTGTCCGTCTCCGGACTCTACGGAGTGATGTCCTATCTCGTCAGCCAGCGAACCAGGGAGATTGGGATCCGCATGGCCCTGGGCGCCACGAATGGTCAGATAGCCTCCTTCATCCTCGGGTATTCGGGACGCCTGGCCGCGGCGGGGCTGGCCTGCGGGACCATCCTGGCGGCGGGCGCTTTGCGCTACGTCGCGTCGGAGATCGATGTGATGATCAACCTGCACGATGTAGTGGGTTACGGGACGAGTCTGGCGGTGATGCTGCTGGCCATCCTGGCGGCTTCGTTCGGGCCCACGAACCGAGCTTGCCGGGTCGACCCGCAGGAGGTGTTGCGGCTGGAGTGA
- the ltrA gene encoding group II intron reverse transcriptase/maturase: MKPSNKATEQQAEAAERVEGRTPTKENTGQDHIPPAQDGYGVSQGLAGVRKVAKGRKQEQFTTLLHHLTIDLLRQSYLQLQKKAAPGVDGTTWQQYGEGLEERLADLKDRIHRGTYRAQPSRRIYIPKADGRQRPIGIAAVEDKVVQQAVVIILNEIYEEDFRGFSYGFRPGRSPHMALDALSVGILRKKVNWILDADIQGFFDRMSHEWTMKFVQHRVADKRILRLIQKWLKAGVSEDGEWSETAVGTPQGSVISPLLANVYLHYVFDLWVEAWRKKAATGEMIVVRYADDLVVGFEHRTEAEQFLRQFEERLAKFGLELHKEKTRLIEFGRFAQANRRQRGEGEPESFAFLGFTHRCGRSSRGHYTIWRQTVRKRLEAKLQQIKQTLRARMHEPVPHVGEWLERVVEGFNQYHAVPGNWASLHRFRERIGRLWWHVLKRRSQKGRLGADRMTRLFQRWLPRPRLYHPYPEVRFDDRHPR; encoded by the coding sequence ATGAAACCTTCGAACAAAGCGACGGAGCAACAGGCTGAAGCGGCGGAGAGGGTGGAGGGAAGGACGCCAACCAAGGAGAACACCGGGCAGGACCACATACCACCGGCACAGGACGGGTACGGTGTGTCACAGGGCCTGGCTGGTGTGCGCAAAGTGGCGAAGGGGAGGAAACAGGAACAGTTCACCACGCTGCTGCACCATCTGACCATCGATCTGCTGAGGCAAAGCTATCTGCAACTGCAGAAGAAAGCGGCACCGGGCGTGGATGGGACGACGTGGCAGCAGTACGGAGAGGGACTGGAGGAGCGGCTCGCCGATCTGAAGGACCGGATCCATCGTGGAACGTACCGGGCACAACCCTCAAGACGGATCTACATTCCGAAGGCCGACGGGCGGCAGCGTCCAATCGGCATCGCAGCCGTGGAGGACAAAGTCGTCCAACAGGCGGTGGTGATCATCCTCAACGAGATTTACGAGGAGGACTTTCGGGGATTCAGCTACGGGTTCCGGCCAGGGCGGAGCCCACACATGGCGCTGGATGCGCTGAGTGTGGGGATTCTGCGGAAGAAGGTGAACTGGATTTTGGACGCCGACATTCAGGGCTTTTTCGACCGGATGAGCCACGAATGGACGATGAAGTTTGTGCAACACCGGGTCGCCGATAAGCGCATTCTGCGCCTGATCCAGAAATGGTTGAAGGCGGGAGTAAGCGAGGACGGCGAGTGGTCGGAGACGGCAGTGGGTACTCCGCAAGGTTCGGTGATTTCACCGCTGCTGGCGAACGTGTATCTGCACTATGTCTTTGACTTGTGGGTAGAGGCCTGGCGGAAGAAGGCAGCGACCGGCGAGATGATCGTGGTCCGCTACGCCGACGATCTCGTGGTGGGGTTTGAGCATCGGACGGAAGCCGAGCAATTTCTCAGGCAGTTTGAGGAGCGGCTGGCAAAGTTTGGGCTGGAACTCCATAAGGAGAAAACGAGGCTGATCGAGTTTGGCAGGTTTGCTCAGGCGAACCGGCGACAACGGGGGGAGGGCGAACCAGAGAGCTTCGCGTTCCTGGGCTTCACGCATCGCTGCGGGCGGTCCAGTCGCGGCCACTATACGATCTGGCGGCAGACGGTGAGGAAGCGGCTGGAAGCGAAGCTGCAGCAAATCAAGCAGACGCTTCGAGCGCGGATGCACGAGCCGGTGCCGCACGTCGGCGAGTGGCTGGAGCGTGTAGTCGAAGGGTTCAACCAATACCACGCGGTCCCGGGCAACTGGGCGAGCCTGCACCGGTTTCGCGAACGAATCGGGCGCCTGTGGTGGCACGTTCTGAAACGGCGCAGCCAAAAAGGCCGACTGGGCGCAGACCGGATGACTCGACTCTTCCAACGCTGGTTGCCCCGGCCCCGGTTGTACCATCCCTATCCCGAGGTTCGCTTTGACGACAGGCATCCGAGGTAG
- a CDS encoding ECF-type sigma factor, with the protein MSSDNALSEFVDLLYGELHRIASAKLRGERAGHTLQPTALINEVYVKLVAGQERHFEDRAHFLAVASRVMRQVLVDYARARAAHKRASDAVPLTTGLAVASNGGVEPVDLLHLNRALEQLAQEDASLAQLIEMRYFGGMTAEETAQATGQSVHVVRHDLRLAQAWLRRSLAQ; encoded by the coding sequence GTGAGTAGCGATAATGCTTTAAGCGAATTCGTTGATCTGCTGTACGGAGAGCTGCACCGCATCGCGTCGGCGAAGCTGCGGGGCGAGCGCGCGGGCCACACCTTGCAGCCCACTGCGTTGATAAACGAGGTGTACGTAAAACTCGTTGCCGGGCAGGAGCGTCATTTCGAGGACCGCGCCCATTTCCTGGCCGTGGCGTCCCGCGTGATGCGCCAGGTGCTGGTGGATTATGCACGCGCGCGAGCGGCCCACAAGCGCGCCAGCGATGCGGTTCCCTTGACCACCGGACTGGCCGTAGCCAGCAATGGCGGTGTGGAGCCCGTCGACCTGCTGCACTTGAACCGCGCGCTGGAACAACTGGCGCAAGAGGACGCGTCCCTGGCCCAGTTGATCGAAATGCGCTACTTCGGGGGCATGACGGCGGAGGAAACGGCCCAAGCCACGGGGCAATCCGTCCATGTCGTGCGTCACGATCTCCGCCTGGCGCAGGCCTGGCTCCGCCGCAGTCTCGCGCAATAG
- a CDS encoding serine/threonine-protein kinase, translated as MNHELRELFHELVGLTPREREKVFRTREISAELRAEVVSLLSYESESFDDLTGVVAAAAGEWLRNAEGGDPSHCGPYRLLKPIGAGGMGVVYLAERADGEIHQTVAVKLLRQFQRQEWHDRFLRERQLLASLQHPSIVHVVDAGHTTDGRPYLVMEYVDGVPIDVYTAGIRVEQRLRLFLKVCEGVSHAHRRLIIHRDLKPSNILVTPAGSPKLLDFGIARLVDETGEATQTIERLLTPNYASPEQFAGEAQTTATDVYSLGAVLYKLLTGVAPPRNHQTGEAAALAAPSRINPEVPKDLDFVLRKALRTEPEERYSSVDEMAGDIRAVLAWRPVQARSGDIWYRTRRFLRRYWVPVAATAAVVASLSAGVYFANRERAIAERRFQDVRQLAGKLLDVDVEVAQLAGGAKARQLIVDMALEYLRRVSVDARMDPELSLEVATAYMRVARVQGVSISANLGQTDKSEQNERKAEELIQAVLAARPQSRVAILRSAQIAHDRMILAGDGGRDEEALQLARRSAGALKRYLGLARAGALPERLEAQQAIITGINVANRYRLAGQQDEALQLCASTIDFAKATNWPSQTGATLMIVALIHRERGELDQALQAIRESVRILDPGTQEKRPGRLLTLSLALVREGQILGEADAISLDRPREAEASLTRAFTIADEFARRDPKDFLSGHRAYFAEARLADIVRHSDPRRALGLYNDALKRLEGTTENAGWRRNMASTLAASVFPLLELGQNAEARQRLDAAFGQLSTLKQYPAETIELGSEAVQGLQARAEYESRTGNARRGAEIYQELLERVMASRPKPASNLPEAVEMSNLYRSAARIHRLAGQAGKASALDAERQALWQSWLVRLPKNAFVMRQLEAAKAGR; from the coding sequence ATGAATCACGAACTGCGAGAGCTGTTTCACGAGCTGGTTGGACTGACGCCTCGGGAGCGGGAAAAGGTCTTCCGGACTCGAGAGATTTCCGCCGAACTGAGGGCGGAAGTTGTGTCGCTGCTGAGTTACGAGTCGGAAAGTTTTGACGACCTTACCGGCGTGGTCGCGGCAGCCGCGGGGGAGTGGCTGCGCAACGCGGAGGGCGGCGACCCAAGCCATTGTGGGCCGTACCGCCTGTTGAAGCCGATTGGCGCCGGCGGCATGGGTGTGGTCTACCTGGCCGAGCGAGCCGACGGGGAGATCCATCAGACAGTCGCGGTGAAGCTGCTGCGCCAGTTCCAACGGCAGGAGTGGCACGACCGGTTCCTGAGGGAACGGCAACTGCTGGCGTCGCTCCAGCACCCCTCCATTGTCCATGTGGTGGACGCGGGCCATACGACGGACGGACGTCCGTATCTCGTGATGGAGTACGTAGACGGAGTTCCGATCGATGTGTATACAGCCGGGATCAGGGTGGAGCAACGGCTGAGGCTTTTCCTGAAGGTGTGCGAGGGCGTCTCGCACGCGCACCGGCGGCTGATCATCCATCGCGACCTGAAGCCTTCCAATATTCTGGTGACTCCGGCGGGTTCACCGAAGTTGCTGGATTTCGGGATCGCCCGGCTGGTGGACGAGACTGGCGAAGCGACACAGACGATCGAGCGGTTGCTGACACCGAACTACGCGAGTCCGGAACAGTTCGCGGGCGAAGCGCAGACGACGGCGACCGACGTGTATTCCCTGGGCGCCGTGCTGTACAAACTGCTCACGGGCGTGGCGCCACCCAGAAACCACCAGACAGGCGAGGCGGCCGCGCTGGCAGCGCCCAGCCGGATCAACCCGGAGGTCCCCAAGGATTTGGATTTCGTCCTGCGCAAGGCACTGCGCACGGAGCCGGAGGAGCGCTACAGTTCGGTGGATGAAATGGCGGGCGACATCAGGGCGGTGCTGGCGTGGAGGCCGGTGCAGGCCCGATCGGGTGACATCTGGTATCGCACCCGGCGCTTCCTGCGCCGCTACTGGGTGCCGGTGGCGGCCACGGCGGCGGTGGTGGCCAGTCTCTCCGCGGGGGTCTACTTCGCCAACCGGGAGCGAGCGATCGCGGAGCGGCGTTTCCAGGATGTGCGCCAACTGGCCGGGAAGCTGCTGGATGTCGATGTGGAAGTCGCGCAACTGGCGGGCGGCGCAAAGGCCAGGCAGCTGATTGTGGACATGGCGCTGGAGTATCTGCGGCGCGTGAGCGTGGATGCGCGGATGGATCCTGAATTGAGCCTGGAGGTGGCCACGGCCTACATGCGCGTGGCGCGGGTGCAGGGCGTCAGCATCTCGGCGAACCTGGGGCAGACGGACAAGTCCGAGCAGAACGAACGCAAGGCCGAGGAGTTGATCCAGGCGGTGCTGGCGGCGCGGCCACAGAGTCGCGTGGCCATTCTGCGATCGGCCCAGATAGCGCACGACCGGATGATCCTGGCCGGGGACGGAGGCCGTGACGAGGAAGCATTGCAGCTCGCCCGAAGGTCGGCTGGGGCCCTCAAGCGCTATCTGGGTTTGGCGCGGGCGGGCGCCTTGCCGGAACGGCTGGAAGCACAGCAGGCAATCATTACCGGGATCAACGTCGCGAACCGGTACCGTCTGGCAGGACAACAGGACGAGGCCCTGCAGCTCTGCGCCAGCACCATCGACTTCGCGAAAGCAACAAACTGGCCGAGCCAGACCGGCGCCACGCTGATGATTGTGGCCTTAATTCACCGGGAGCGTGGGGAACTCGACCAGGCGCTCCAGGCGATTCGGGAGTCGGTCAGGATCCTGGATCCGGGTACGCAGGAGAAGCGCCCAGGCCGTTTGCTGACGCTCTCCCTGGCGCTGGTGAGGGAAGGCCAAATCCTGGGAGAAGCCGACGCCATCAGCCTGGACCGGCCCAGGGAGGCCGAGGCCAGCCTGACGCGCGCGTTCACCATCGCGGACGAATTTGCCAGGCGCGATCCGAAGGATTTTCTCAGTGGACACCGTGCCTATTTCGCGGAAGCCAGGCTGGCGGACATCGTGCGGCATTCGGATCCGCGCCGAGCATTAGGACTGTACAACGACGCGCTGAAGCGTCTGGAGGGCACGACCGAGAATGCGGGCTGGCGCCGGAATATGGCCAGCACCCTGGCGGCATCCGTCTTTCCGCTGCTGGAACTCGGACAGAACGCCGAGGCGCGCCAACGTCTGGATGCTGCCTTTGGCCAACTGAGCACGTTGAAGCAGTATCCCGCGGAGACGATCGAACTGGGCTCAGAGGCGGTGCAGGGACTGCAGGCGCGGGCAGAGTATGAATCCAGGACGGGCAACGCCCGGCGTGGCGCCGAGATCTACCAGGAACTACTGGAGCGGGTGATGGCCTCGAGGCCGAAACCGGCATCGAATCTGCCGGAGGCCGTGGAGATGTCCAATCTCTACCGGAGTGCAGCCCGCATCCACAGGCTCGCCGGACAGGCCGGCAAGGCCTCCGCGCTGGACGCGGAGCGCCAAGCGCTCTGGCAGTCATGGCTTGTGAGGCTCCCGAAGAACGCGTTCGTGATGCGGCAACTCGAAGCCGCGAAGGCGGGGCGCTAG
- a CDS encoding ice-binding family protein: MQFPFTRPAAKLAGILPIAALLLCPYVASGAPILGSAQTFAVFGYAGVTNAHVAPNANTLISGDLGVSISLAAITGFPPGTLTDGAMLGPGSSADQALADANSAAGYLLGLSMTSDLSLSDLGNRTLTAGVYHMSDPTALLTGKLVLDAEGDPNAHFVFQLDHALTTAAASEVQVIHGGPGTQVYWVLGSSATLGAGSAFAGNILAYASVSLGANAHLMGGRVFARSGAVTLIDNFIASDSASQDFGSYGFSGRAPLAEIPEPGTASLLLFGLTASALLRPRSGLMNLLRRLKSRV; this comes from the coding sequence ATGCAATTCCCGTTTACCCGCCCTGCGGCCAAATTGGCAGGCATTCTGCCGATCGCCGCACTGCTGCTTTGTCCATACGTCGCCAGTGGCGCCCCTATCCTGGGATCCGCCCAGACCTTCGCTGTTTTTGGCTACGCCGGGGTGACCAACGCCCATGTCGCGCCCAATGCGAATACACTGATCTCGGGAGATCTGGGCGTTTCGATTTCTCTTGCCGCTATCACGGGCTTTCCGCCCGGTACTTTGACCGATGGGGCTATGCTGGGTCCGGGTTCGTCAGCGGACCAGGCCTTGGCCGATGCCAACTCAGCGGCGGGTTATCTGCTGGGCCTCTCTATGACGAGCGATCTCTCGCTCAGCGATCTGGGCAACCGGACGCTGACCGCGGGTGTGTACCATATGTCGGATCCGACGGCGTTGCTGACTGGCAAGCTGGTGCTGGATGCGGAGGGCGATCCCAATGCTCACTTCGTCTTCCAGTTGGATCATGCCCTGACGACCGCCGCCGCCTCTGAGGTCCAGGTGATCCATGGTGGTCCCGGGACCCAGGTCTACTGGGTGCTGGGCTCGAGCGCGACCTTGGGTGCTGGATCGGCGTTTGCTGGCAATATCCTGGCCTACGCGAGTGTCAGTCTGGGCGCAAATGCTCACCTGATGGGCGGCCGGGTTTTTGCCCGGTCGGGAGCGGTAACGCTGATTGATAACTTCATCGCCAGCGATTCGGCCAGCCAGGATTTCGGCAGCTATGGCTTCAGCGGACGAGCCCCGCTTGCCGAGATTCCGGAACCAGGCACCGCATCCCTGCTGCTGTTCGGTTTGACCGCCAGCGCGCTGTTGCGGCCAAGGTCGGGACTGATGAATCTGCTCAGGCGACTCAAGTCGCGGGTGTGA
- a CDS encoding isocitrate dehydrogenase (NAD(+)), translating to MAYKITLIPGDGIGPEVADATVRVLEATGVAIDWEKVELSASIIEKSGTSLPPHVLESIERTGIALKGPVTTPIAGGFKSVNVAIRKQLDLFANVRPVFTLPGLKTRFQDVNIDMVIFRENTEDLYSGLEHEVVKDVVESLKIITRYASIRIARYAFEYSKKNGRRKITAVHKANIMKLSDGLFIRCCREIATEYPEIAYNELIVDNASMQLVMRPETFDVLLLPNLYGDIVSDLAAGLVGGLGVVPGANMGENHAVFEAVHGSAPDIAGHGIANPTALMSSSILMLRHLGEGAAADRLQRALAKTFREGTHLTRDLGGSCGTNDFTDSVIHNLD from the coding sequence GTGGCCTACAAAATCACTCTGATCCCCGGCGATGGCATCGGGCCGGAAGTTGCCGATGCGACCGTGCGAGTGCTGGAAGCGACAGGTGTCGCGATCGATTGGGAGAAGGTCGAGCTTTCGGCCTCGATCATCGAGAAGTCCGGCACCAGCCTGCCTCCGCACGTGTTGGAGTCGATCGAACGCACAGGCATCGCCCTGAAGGGGCCTGTCACCACACCCATCGCGGGCGGCTTCAAGAGCGTCAACGTAGCCATCCGCAAGCAGTTGGACCTGTTTGCCAACGTTCGCCCCGTCTTCACGCTGCCCGGCCTCAAGACGCGTTTCCAGGATGTCAACATCGACATGGTGATCTTCCGTGAAAACACGGAAGACCTTTACTCGGGCCTCGAGCACGAGGTCGTCAAGGACGTCGTCGAGAGCCTCAAGATCATCACGCGCTACGCGTCCATCCGCATCGCGCGCTACGCCTTCGAATACTCCAAGAAGAATGGCCGCCGCAAGATCACAGCGGTCCACAAGGCGAACATCATGAAGCTGTCGGATGGCCTGTTCATCCGCTGCTGCCGTGAAATCGCCACCGAGTATCCCGAAATCGCCTACAACGAACTCATCGTCGATAACGCGTCGATGCAGTTGGTGATGCGGCCCGAAACGTTCGATGTGTTGCTGCTGCCGAACCTCTACGGCGACATCGTGTCCGATCTCGCGGCCGGCCTGGTGGGCGGCCTCGGCGTGGTCCCCGGCGCCAATATGGGCGAGAATCACGCGGTCTTTGAAGCGGTGCACGGCTCCGCGCCGGACATCGCCGGTCACGGCATCGCCAACCCCACGGCACTCATGTCTTCCTCGATCCTCATGTTGCGCCATCTTGGCGAGGGCGCCGCGGCGGACCGGTTGCAGAGGGCACTCGCCAAGACCTTCCGCGAGGGAACGCATCTGACGCGGGACCTGGGCGGCTCCTGCGGCACTAACGACTTCACAGACTCTGTGATTCACAACCTGGATTAA